GGACGGCGTATTTGCCGTCGATCTTCTGAACTAGGAGCGGCTGGAGGAGACCCAAAACGGCGATGCTGGCTTTCAGATGCGCGATGTTCTCGGGGTCGTAGGTTTCCGGCGAGTTGCTGCGCACATTGGCAGGGTGAGCTGTCAGATCGCCGAGGGCGACGGCGACGGGTTTGAAACTTGCGGTCATTGGATGTCCTTTTCGGTGGATGAGGTGGGGCCCGCGCGTTCACGCGCGTGACCAATCCCCGGCTTCGGGGATCACCACGAAAAAAGGCCCGCTTTGCCTTTTTGGGGGCAGCGGGCCTTCATCGTCTGAGATGTCAGGAGGAGGTGTCCCCTGCCCCTCTACCAGTCGCGCGCCAGCATAATGGTCAGCACGCGCATGGTGGTGGCGGGGTTGTCCGGGGTCTCGGCCCCGTAGCGGAAATCGGAATCCGCTTCATACAGATCGATTTTCCAGAACACGGTCTCGCCGCGGATCTCGACCGCCCCGAAATCATGCCATCCTTCGGGATCGTTCTCGGACTCGAAGGTCTCGAACATGCCCGTGGCCTTCACCGCCTCGGCCATGAAGCCGTCACCAGCCTCCATGAGCGAGCGGGTGACATGTATGCGGCCCTGTATGGGCTGCGCGGGCGGCACCCCGAGGCACGCGAGCTTGCGGAACGCGTCGTTCTGCGCCGCGATCACACTCGGATCAGGGCGGTCTGTCTGGGCTTGTGCATTGATGGTCATTGGGCTCTCCGTTGAGAAGTTGAAACACCCTTCCCAAAGCCCGCTTTTTCTTTTCCGCACGGCGGATGAATCGAGGCCGAAGGCGCCCTACCCGAACAGCCCCTTGAGTCTGTAATTGGGGTTGGGGATGGTTTCGATCCAGCCGCCCTGTTCCTTGATGGTCTCGAGCGCTGCCGAGAGTGGATAGGCACCCTCGGACGCGCTCCACCAATAGGCACCGCGCTTAAAGGCGATGATCTTACGGCGGCCGTCTTCGAAGCAGGCCACCCGCAGCGTCTTGGGTTCCTTGCGTGACATGGGCGTCTCCGTTCTCCATGTGGTCAGGCGGCCTCGGCGTCCTCCCCTGCCCTCCCCGCCTCCGACCGTGCGATCAGGTAGTCGCAGGCGCGCTGCGCGTCAGCGGCGTGCTTGAAGATGGCGCCCTTGTCCGAGCGCAGAACGCGCAGCCAATTATAGAGATACGCAGCGTTCATCTCGAGCGTATGGGCCGTAAAGCCGAGCGTCTGGCCAAGGAACACCGAGGTCAGTTCGGCGACGATCTCTTCGCGGGCATAGGCTGTGTTGCCGAAGCGAGAGAAGCCGTAGTCGCGGTTCAGCCGATGCGGGGCTTTCGTGGCATGGGCGTTATGCCGATGTCGGCATAAGGCTCATAATGCCGCGCTTTGGATTATGCCGCGCTGCCCCATCAAATGCCTGATCTGATGGGGTATTCAGCGCGGCAGGTCAGCATAACTTACAAGGCTTCGAGGAACGACAACAGATCGTCACCGGGTCGATAGCGACCGCCCGGCGCGTCCACAGGCTTTGTCAAAGCCATTGCCTTTTCCTTAAGTTCGATATCAGCGTGGATATAGACCTGCGTCGTCTCGACGGATTCATGGCCGAGCCAAAGGGCAATGATGGTTCGATCAACGCCGCTTTGTAAAAGCTGCATTGCAGCCGTGTGGCGCAAAACATGTGGTGTGACACGCTTCAACCTGAACGTCGAGCTGTGCAGGGCAGCACTACTCGCGTGTTTTCGAACTATTCGTTCGACTGCGTCTCGGCTCAAGGGCGCGCCTCGAATGGTTGCAAACAGAGGCTGGCTGGAAGCAGCACGCGACTGGGCCAGCCACCACTTCAACGCATTTTGACTGTCTTTTCGAAG
The Yoonia sp. SS1-5 DNA segment above includes these coding regions:
- a CDS encoding DUF3768 domain-containing protein, translating into MTINAQAQTDRPDPSVIAAQNDAFRKLACLGVPPAQPIQGRIHVTRSLMEAGDGFMAEAVKATGMFETFESENDPEGWHDFGAVEIRGETVFWKIDLYEADSDFRYGAETPDNPATTMRVLTIMLARDW
- a CDS encoding DUF6330 family protein, whose protein sequence is MSRKEPKTLRVACFEDGRRKIIAFKRGAYWWSASEGAYPLSAALETIKEQGGWIETIPNPNYRLKGLFG